TCTTGATCTCGGTCGAGGGCAGGGCCAGGCGGTATCCGCCCTCGGCCCCGCGCCGGCTCTGCACCAGACCGGCCGTACGCAGCTCGGCGAGGATGTTCAGCAGGAACGGCAGCGGGATGCTCTGCCGTTCGGCCACGGTCTCGGTCTTGATCCACACACCCTCCGGGGCGGCGGCCAGTTCGAGGGCCGCCCGGACTGCGTAGTCGGTCTTCGCGGAGATGCGCACCAGGCCATTGTGCCGGTAGCGGGGCGCTGGGCCGACCTGGCAGACCTGGCCGACCTGGTCAGCCTGCCGGTCACCGGGGCGCCTGGCTCTGCGAACCTGGTGAACATGAGTGCCCACTTCTTCGTCCGCGATCAGGCGATCCCCCAGCCCCTGGAGGGCCGGGAGGTGCTCCCACTTCCCCGGGGAATGTCTGCATGATCACGGACGAAGAAACAGGAAGGGTGCGGCGGCGGCGCGTCGATCCCGAACTTGTCCTCGTCGGGGCAGTGCTTCTCTGGATCGGCATGTTTCTGCTGGTCGACGCCGTGCCGGTCGCATCCCTGCCGGTCAGTGAGCTGACCCGCCAGCTGGTGCTGGGCGTGAGCACCTGGGCGATGCTCGGGTACCTGCTGAGCCGCGAGAGCGTGCTGGTGCGCTGGCAGACCCTGCTGGTGGTGCTCTTCGCCTCGATCGTCGAGTACACGTTCTCGCCGCTGCTCGAGGCCTACGTGTACCGGATCGGCACCGTGCCGCTGTTCGTCCCGCCCGGCCACGGCCTGGTCTACCTCGCCGCGCTCGCCCTCGGGCGCAGCCGCCTGATCAGGGCGCACCCGCGGTTCTTCGTCGGTGCGACCGGGCTCGTGGGCGGTGCCTGGGCGGTGCACGGTCTCTTCCTGGCGGAGCGTCAGGACATGCTCGGGGCCTTCTGGTACCTCTGCCTGCTCGGGTTCCTGATCTGGGGCCGGGCCCGGCTGCTCTACGTCGGGGCCTTCGTCGTGGTGACCTATCTGGAGTTGCTCGGCACCCGTCTGGACACCTGGGCCTGGGCGCCGTTCGATCCGGTGCTGGGCGTGATCAGCCAGGGCAACCCGCCCTCGGGCGCAGCCGGTGGGTACGGCTGGTTCGACCTGTGGGCCACGCTGCTGGCACCCAGACTTCAGGCCAGACTTCAGGCCGGGCTTGCGGCGTTGGTGAGCAGGCCCAGGGTGTCGGCGTGGAGGAGGCTGTTCGTGGCCACCGCGCTGCCGCCGAACGGGCCGTCCTTGCCCTCCACCGAGGTGAACGCGCCGCCGGCCTCGACCACGATGGGCACCAGCGCGGCCATGTCGTACAGCTCCAGCGACGGTTCGCAGGCGATGTCCACGGCGCCCTCGGCCAGCAGCATGTACGACCAGAAGTCGCCGTAGGCCCGGGTGCGCCACACCGTGCGCATCAGCTCGGCGAAGTTCTCGCCCAGCCCTCGCTCGTCCCAGCCGCCCAGCGAGGAGTAGGAGAGCGAGGCGTCATCCAGTTCGGCGACCCCCGACACCTGGATGCGCCGGGCCTTGGTCAGGCTCCGCCCGGTCCAGGCGCCCGTGCCCTGGCTCGCCCACCAGCGCCGCTGCAGGGCGGGGGCCGAGACCAGGCCGACCACCGGCGTCCCGTTGTCGACCAGTGCGATCAGGGTGGCCCACACGGGTACACCCCGCACGAAGTTCTTGGTGCCGTCGATCGGGTCGACGATCCACTGCCGGGGGCTGTTCCCGGTCACGCCGAACTCCTCGCCGAGCACCGAGTCGCGCGGACGCGTGCGCTTCAGTTGGGTGCGGATCATCTCCTCGGCCGAGCGGTCGGCGTCGCTCACCGGAGTGAGGTCGGGCTTCGTCTCCACCCGGAGGTCTGCCGCCTGGAACCGGGCCAGCGTCACCGAGTCCACCTGGTCCGCGAGCACGTGTGCAAGGCGGAGATCGTCTTCATAGCCCACAGCCGCCGACGGTACAGCCCTTTGATCACGCGGAGGTCACGGTGGTGAACGGTGCGATCGCTGGGAAAAGGCTTGGGAATTCCTGTGTCCGGGCCGAAGAAAAGGCAGGTACTAGAACCTTTGATACATCGCCGAGAATTGATTGAGGGTTTAAGCTTCCCGCCATGTTCGATCTCATCAACGGTTTGCCGGTCCACGCGCTTGTCGTCCACGCCGTCGTCGTGCTGCTACCGCTGATGTCGGTGGTCACGGTCGCGTTCGTGATCCGTCCCCGCTGGCGCCGCGAGCTGCCGTGGGCCGTGCTGGGAAATCTTCTCGCCGCCGCCGCAACCTACGCGGCCCTGGAATCCGGTGAGAAACTCCAGGCTCGCCTCAGTAATCCGGGATTCGAGCCGGTGGCCAAGGACCACGGCGACATTGCGCAGTACCTGATTTACTTCGCGATCGCGCAGTTCGTGGTCTCACTCGTCGTCTGGCTGCTACTGCGCACCCGGGACGAGGCGCCCCGCACCTCCGCCCCGAAGCTGGTCACCTCGATCGTGCTGACCCTGGCGGTCGGCGTCGCGTCCATCGCCTGGACCTACCGGGTGGGCGACAGCGGGGCCAAGGCGGTCTGGAAAGACTCGATCGCCTCGACGAATCAGACGAATCAGTAGTCGGGCGTTCCCACCCGCGCCCGCAGGAGCCGCCTGAACGACTCCAGCCGGGCCGGGCCGGACGCCCCGGCCTTTCCCTCGGCCACCCACGCGTCGAGCCCGCACTCCGGTTCGTCATGGGTGCAGCCACGGGGGCACTCGTCGGTGCCGGCCTCCAGTTCGGGGAAGGCCCCGACCAGGCGGTCGGGGTCGACATGGCCCAGGCCGAAGGAACGCACGCCGGGGGTGTCCACCACCCAGCCCCCGCCGGGCAGCCGCAGCGCGACGGCCGAGGTGGAGGTGTGCCGGCCCCGGCCGGTCACGTCGTTGACCCGGCCGATCGCCCGGTCAGACCCGGTCAGGGCGTTGACCAGGGTGGACTTGCCCACCCCGGAGTGGCCGACGAGCACGGTGACGCGCCCGGCCAGGCGTTCACGCACGGCGTCGAGTCCCTGGATGCCCTCGTCCGAGCGCTCGGAGACCAGCCAGGGCACGTCGAGTGCCGCGTACTGGGCGGTGAACTCCGCCGGGTCGGCCAGGTCGGCCTTGGTCAGCACCAGCAGCGGGTCGAGCGAGGCGTCGTAGGCCGCGACCAGGCAGCGGTCGACCATGCGCGGGCGCGGCACCGGGTCGGCCAGCGCGGTGACGATGGCCAGCTGGTCGGCGTTCGCCACGATCACCCGCTCCACCACATCGGTGTCGTCGGCGCTGCGCCGCAGCAGTGAGGTGCGGGGCTCGACCCGGACGATGCGGGCGAGTGAGCCGGCCGACCCGGTCACGTCGCCGACCAGGCCCACCCGGTCGCCGACCACCACCGCGGTGCGACCCAGCTCGCGGGCCTTCATCGCGGTGATCACCAGGTCGTCGCCCGCGTCACTGCCGAAACCGCCCAGCAGACAGCCGAACCGGCCCCGGTCGACGGTGACGACCTGGGCCGTCACCGCGTCGGCGTGCAGCGGGCGTTCCTTGGTGCGGGGACGGTTTCCCTTGGGGTTGGGCCGGAACCGGATCTGGGACTCGTCGTCCTGGCCCTGCCGCCGGGGACTCACGGGTGTCCGGCGCCGTCCGGACCGGTCAGCATCCGTTCCCAGAGCTGCGTGAATTCCGGCAGGGTCTTGGCGGTGGTGCCGATGTCCTCCACGCTGATGCCCGGCACCTTCAGGCCGATCACCGCACCCGCCGTGGCCATCCGGTGGTCGGCGTAGCTGTGGAACACCCCGCCGCGCAGCGGGGCCGGCTTGATGATCAGCCCGTCCTCGGTCTCGGTGACGTTGCCGCCGAGCCGGTTCAGCTCGGTGGCCAGGGCCTTGAGCCGGTCGGTCTCGTGGCCGCGCAGGTGTGCGATGCCACGTAGGTGCGACGGGGTACCGGCGAGGGCCGCGATCGCCGCGATCGTGGGGGTGAGCTCACCGGCCGCGCTCAGGTCGGCGTCGAGGCCGTAGACCTCGCCGGTGCCGCGCACGGTCAGCCCGTCGCGGTCGAGGGTGACGTCGGCGCCCATCTCGTCGAACAGGTCGCGCAGGTGGTCGCCCGCCTGGGTGGTGTACTGCGGCCAGCCCGGGATCGTCACCTGGCCGCCCGCGACCATGGCCGCGGCCAGGAACGGCGCGGCGTTGGAGAGGTCGGGCTCGACCATCACGTCGAGGCCGCCGACCCGGCCGGGCTCGACCC
The Kineosporia sp. NBRC 101731 genome window above contains:
- the rsgA gene encoding ribosome small subunit-dependent GTPase A, whose translation is MSPRRQGQDDESQIRFRPNPKGNRPRTKERPLHADAVTAQVVTVDRGRFGCLLGGFGSDAGDDLVITAMKARELGRTAVVVGDRVGLVGDVTGSAGSLARIVRVEPRTSLLRRSADDTDVVERVIVANADQLAIVTALADPVPRPRMVDRCLVAAYDASLDPLLVLTKADLADPAEFTAQYAALDVPWLVSERSDEGIQGLDAVRERLAGRVTVLVGHSGVGKSTLVNALTGSDRAIGRVNDVTGRGRHTSTSAVALRLPGGGWVVDTPGVRSFGLGHVDPDRLVGAFPELEAGTDECPRGCTHDEPECGLDAWVAEGKAGASGPARLESFRRLLRARVGTPDY
- the hisN gene encoding histidinol-phosphatase, with protein sequence MGYEDDLRLAHVLADQVDSVTLARFQAADLRVETKPDLTPVSDADRSAEEMIRTQLKRTRPRDSVLGEEFGVTGNSPRQWIVDPIDGTKNFVRGVPVWATLIALVDNGTPVVGLVSAPALQRRWWASQGTGAWTGRSLTKARRIQVSGVAELDDASLSYSSLGGWDERGLGENFAELMRTVWRTRAYGDFWSYMLLAEGAVDIACEPSLELYDMAALVPIVVEAGGAFTSVEGKDGPFGGSAVATNSLLHADTLGLLTNAASPA
- a CDS encoding DUF2231 domain-containing protein; translation: MFDLINGLPVHALVVHAVVVLLPLMSVVTVAFVIRPRWRRELPWAVLGNLLAAAATYAALESGEKLQARLSNPGFEPVAKDHGDIAQYLIYFAIAQFVVSLVVWLLLRTRDEAPRTSAPKLVTSIVLTLAVGVASIAWTYRVGDSGAKAVWKDSIASTNQTNQ